The following proteins are encoded in a genomic region of Arcobacter suis CECT 7833:
- a CDS encoding acyltransferase family protein: protein MTQIKEIQALRGIAVLLVILYHFNITGFNSGFVGVDIFFVISGFIITRQISLLIQKDKFFLSEFYLKRIKRLFPALFIVVLSCFIIAIFIYPPNDLLRFSKESIFSLFGMQNFFLLNQAGYFDVSAITRTLLHIWSLSIEEQFYLFWPFLLLFVMKKLNKKRNILLILCMISGSILLNFIFKNYENLVFYMLPFRAFEFLIGAIAFLLYEDIQKLKIVQYNSLGYIIIAVLFFVIIFNNETSSLVFILAVIFLTFLLFFIQKNLILSNSVLCYLGNISYSLYLIHWPILVFYLFYELKSLEELLFIEKVCLIFLSFILSMLSYYYIENKFRHTSFVSIRWKILFIMISVFVVSMLIVIKEKGLTARYSEQIRKNLDYLALNHDDYTWENFKLFKEFKHYSFKTFHDLPIKQKGNFEENEKTKLLVIGDSQAADFVNLLVDSEKTNFQLRTIPISAGCQSIVLPLDNYHEFAEKNTQIRKVDIPYCEREHTYLWRSEVVKEADVIVIAAHYYPWSIKFLNDTVDFFKNKNPNAKVYFLELKNQKYFASSILISSTIKNNVLDIKAIEVNKLMKQAVGETSIISLNNIFCDSYDNCEVLTESLYPILFDKIHFTPKGSEFIAKHQNFDELINRILK from the coding sequence ATGACTCAAATTAAAGAAATTCAGGCATTAAGAGGTATTGCAGTTTTACTTGTAATTTTATATCATTTTAATATTACGGGTTTTAATAGTGGATTTGTTGGAGTTGATATATTTTTTGTTATATCGGGTTTTATTATTACTAGACAAATCTCTTTATTGATTCAAAAAGATAAGTTTTTTTTATCAGAATTTTATTTAAAAAGAATCAAAAGATTGTTTCCTGCTCTTTTTATTGTGGTATTAAGTTGTTTTATTATTGCCATATTTATTTATCCTCCTAATGATTTGCTACGCTTTTCAAAAGAGTCTATTTTTTCACTCTTTGGAATGCAGAATTTCTTCTTGCTTAATCAAGCAGGATATTTTGATGTGAGTGCAATTACAAGAACATTATTACACATCTGGTCTTTATCCATAGAAGAACAATTTTATTTATTTTGGCCTTTTTTATTGTTGTTTGTAATGAAAAAGCTAAATAAAAAAAGAAATATTCTATTAATTTTATGTATGATTTCAGGTTCGATTCTTTTGAATTTTATTTTTAAAAATTATGAAAATCTCGTTTTTTATATGCTTCCATTTAGAGCATTTGAGTTTTTAATTGGGGCTATTGCTTTTTTATTGTATGAAGACATACAAAAATTAAAAATAGTTCAATATAACTCTCTGGGTTATATTATTATAGCAGTATTGTTTTTTGTAATTATTTTTAATAATGAAACATCATCATTAGTATTTATTTTGGCTGTGATTTTCTTAACTTTTTTATTATTTTTTATACAAAAGAATTTAATTTTAAGTAATTCTGTATTGTGTTATTTAGGAAACATCTCGTATTCTTTATATTTGATACATTGGCCTATTTTGGTTTTTTATCTGTTTTATGAATTAAAGAGTTTAGAAGAATTACTTTTTATTGAAAAAGTGTGTTTGATTTTTTTATCTTTTATACTTTCAATGCTATCTTACTATTACATTGAAAATAAATTTCGTCATACTTCTTTTGTGTCGATTAGATGGAAAATTCTGTTTATAATGATTTCTGTATTTGTTGTCTCAATGCTAATTGTTATAAAAGAAAAAGGATTAACGGCAAGATATAGTGAGCAAATTCGAAAGAACTTGGATTATTTAGCCTTAAATCATGATGATTATACTTGGGAAAACTTTAAATTGTTTAAAGAATTTAAGCATTATAGTTTTAAAACATTTCATGATTTGCCTATTAAACAAAAAGGGAATTTTGAAGAAAATGAAAAAACAAAATTGCTTGTTATTGGAGATAGCCAAGCTGCTGATTTTGTTAACTTGTTAGTAGATTCAGAAAAAACAAATTTCCAACTCAGAACAATTCCTATTTCTGCTGGTTGTCAAAGTATAGTTTTACCATTAGATAACTATCATGAATTTGCTGAAAAAAATACACAAATAAGAAAAGTAGATATTCCTTATTGTGAGAGAGAACATACATATCTTTGGAGAAGTGAAGTTGTAAAAGAAGCAGATGTAATTGTAATCGCAGCACATTATTATCCTTGGTCAATAAAATTTTTAAATGATACAGTTGATTTTTTTAAAAATAAAAATCCTAATGCTAAAGTATATTTTTTAGAGCTTAAGAATCAAAAATATTTTGCAAGTTCAATATTAATTTCTTCAACTATTAAGAATAATGTATTAGATATAAAAGCAATTGAAGTTAATAAATTAATGAAACAAGCAGTAGGAGAGACAAGCATAATTTCCTTAAATAACATATTTTGTGACTCATATGATAATTGTGAAGTTTTAACAGAATCGCTCTATCCAATTTTATTTGATAAAATCCATTTTACACCTAAAGGATCAGAATTTATAGCAAAACATCAAAATTTTGATGAATTAATTAATAGAATTCTTAAGTAA
- a CDS encoding glycosyltransferase family protein — MDIVLCTNNKFEDPFLHSQLLKIYDEISLVDKKYLFCRNRKEKDSEEIINIEFGKISFVVYFIKLLFFTFKINSSKTVYHIRGFVSAFIFYFVQKILFWKKVSYIYDPRGAFVTELSESKFASQDNFILRILRFIEKSIIKHSIKTIVTTERFKNLYKDYYENSSKYVVLYNTSALTSLDFVEEKLVEKDCINICYIGSIDHWHNLDEISRVLKYTQDIIPQNTKVYFFTNYPNREMIKEKLSVLMIKDFTVKFIPYEEVEKNLTNMDICISVVEPTKSQLIASPIKISDYIQLNKIIISNKNIGDFDDFFIENNSVQLYEYAEELNFNLDELDSLNREKNEVLKKRLNIQNNIVKIEKILSEYQNDSN; from the coding sequence GTGGATATAGTTTTATGTACAAATAATAAATTTGAAGACCCTTTTTTACATAGCCAACTTCTAAAAATTTATGATGAGATTTCTTTAGTTGATAAAAAATATTTATTTTGTAGAAATAGAAAAGAAAAAGACAGTGAAGAAATAATCAATATTGAATTTGGAAAAATTTCATTTGTAGTGTATTTTATTAAACTTTTATTCTTTACTTTTAAAATTAATTCATCAAAAACAGTTTATCACATTCGAGGTTTTGTTAGTGCATTTATATTTTATTTTGTTCAAAAAATTTTATTTTGGAAAAAAGTAAGTTATATATATGACCCAAGAGGAGCTTTTGTAACGGAATTATCAGAATCAAAATTTGCAAGTCAAGATAATTTCATTTTGAGAATTTTAAGATTTATTGAAAAAAGTATTATTAAACATTCGATTAAGACAATCGTTACTACAGAAAGATTTAAAAATTTGTATAAAGATTATTATGAAAATTCGTCTAAGTATGTTGTTTTATATAATACTTCCGCACTGACTTCTTTAGATTTTGTAGAGGAAAAGTTGGTTGAAAAAGATTGCATAAACATTTGTTATATTGGAAGCATTGATCATTGGCATAATTTAGATGAAATTAGTAGAGTATTGAAATATACTCAAGATATTATTCCACAGAATACAAAAGTTTATTTTTTTACAAACTATCCTAATAGAGAGATGATAAAAGAAAAGTTATCTGTATTAATGATTAAAGATTTTACAGTTAAGTTTATTCCTTATGAAGAAGTTGAAAAAAATTTAACAAATATGGATATTTGTATATCGGTTGTAGAGCCTACCAAATCTCAATTAATTGCATCTCCTATTAAAATATCAGATTACATTCAATTGAATAAAATAATTATTTCAAATAAAAACATTGGGGATTTTGATGATTTCTTTATTGAGAATAACAGTGTTCAATTATATGAATACGCAGAAGAATTAAATTTTAATTTAGATGAACTTGATTCTTTAAATAGAGAAAAAAATGAAGTTTTAAAAAAACGATTAAATATACAAAATAATATTGTAAAAATTGAGAAAATATTAAGTGAGTATCAGAATGACTCAAATTAA
- a CDS encoding glucosamine 6-phosphate synthetase: MCGIFGQISNSKINKENFEKLVKHSEQRGVDSSGLIYYDNNQYKISRADYNIEKLLNKLKPYNSHIVLGHSRLITNGLGDNQPVVRDDICAIHNGIIVNEKEIWEKLTIQRKYQIDSEVIVAIAEEYLKNAGEITELPNKILSLCRGVVACALLLPLYGKLLLFSNNGSLYVGYIEENIYFASERYALDEINCQNIKQIKDDALILDITLSSENFIVNDENVRKENLIPEFKFNQNEEKLLEFKTINLKRCTKCILPETMPFIRFDEHGVCNYCNNYKKRNKPKPKEELLKLVEPYRRPGKELDCIVPFSGGRDSCYGLHLIVKELEMKPVTYTYDWGMVTDLGRRNISQMCGDMGVENIIVAADISQKRKNIKMNLQAWLKSPHLGMMAMLTAGDKHFFRYVEAIKKQTGINLNLWGVNPLEQTHFKTGFLGIKPDFEEDKVYTNGVMKQLRYHSKRFKAMLESPGYFNSSLWDTLSGEYYRSFMQKEDYYHIFDYWTWEENIVNDTLIHQYDWETAIDTSTTWRIGDGTAGFYNYVYYTVAGFTEHDTFRSNQIREEQLTREEALKLVEDENQPRYQNIRWYLDTLGMDFEEVIKIVNSIPKLYKH, from the coding sequence ATGTGTGGAATATTTGGGCAAATTTCTAATAGTAAAATTAATAAAGAAAATTTTGAAAAACTTGTTAAACATTCAGAACAAAGAGGAGTTGATTCAAGTGGATTAATTTATTATGATAATAATCAATATAAAATTTCCAGAGCAGATTATAATATTGAGAAACTATTAAACAAGCTAAAGCCATACAATTCACATATAGTATTAGGGCATAGCAGACTAATCACCAATGGATTGGGAGATAACCAACCCGTTGTCAGAGATGATATTTGTGCTATACACAATGGAATAATAGTCAATGAAAAAGAGATTTGGGAAAAGTTGACAATTCAAAGAAAATATCAAATAGATTCAGAAGTTATAGTTGCTATTGCTGAAGAATATTTAAAAAATGCTGGAGAGATAACTGAGCTTCCAAATAAAATTCTCTCTTTATGTCGAGGTGTAGTTGCTTGTGCATTACTACTTCCTCTATATGGAAAACTTCTTTTATTTTCAAACAATGGAAGCTTATATGTAGGATACATAGAAGAGAATATATACTTTGCATCTGAAAGATACGCGTTAGATGAAATAAATTGTCAAAATATTAAACAAATTAAAGATGATGCTTTGATACTTGATATTACTTTGTCAAGTGAAAATTTTATTGTAAATGATGAAAATGTCAGAAAAGAGAATCTTATCCCTGAATTTAAGTTTAATCAAAATGAAGAAAAACTATTAGAGTTTAAAACAATTAATCTTAAACGATGTACAAAGTGCATTTTACCTGAAACCATGCCATTTATTAGATTTGATGAGCATGGTGTGTGTAATTACTGTAACAATTATAAGAAAAGAAATAAACCAAAACCCAAAGAAGAGCTTCTTAAACTTGTTGAGCCTTATAGAAGACCAGGAAAAGAACTTGATTGTATTGTTCCTTTTTCAGGAGGGCGTGATAGTTGTTATGGATTGCATTTAATTGTAAAAGAACTAGAAATGAAACCTGTAACTTATACTTATGATTGGGGAATGGTAACAGATCTAGGAAGAAGAAATATAAGTCAAATGTGTGGCGATATGGGGGTTGAAAATATTATCGTAGCAGCTGATATTTCGCAAAAAAGAAAAAATATAAAAATGAATTTACAAGCATGGCTAAAATCACCTCATTTAGGAATGATGGCAATGCTAACTGCTGGAGATAAACACTTTTTTAGATATGTAGAAGCCATAAAAAAGCAAACAGGAATAAATCTAAATCTTTGGGGAGTAAATCCACTCGAACAAACCCATTTTAAAACAGGGTTTTTAGGAATAAAACCAGATTTTGAAGAAGATAAAGTATATACCAATGGAGTTATGAAGCAACTAAGATACCACAGTAAACGATTTAAAGCAATGCTTGAAAGCCCAGGATATTTTAACAGTTCTTTATGGGATACCTTATCGGGTGAGTATTATAGAAGCTTTATGCAAAAAGAAGATTATTACCATATCTTTGATTATTGGACATGGGAAGAAAATATAGTCAATGATACCTTAATTCATCAATATGACTGGGAAACAGCAATAGATACAAGTACAACGTGGAGAATAGGCGATGGAACAGCAGGATTTTATAACTATGTGTATTATACGGTAGCAGGATTTACAGAACATGATACCTTTAGAAGTAATCAAATACGAGAAGAGCAATTAACAAGAGAAGAGGCTTTAAAACTTGTAGAAGATGAAAATCAACCAAGATATCAAAATATAAGATGGTATTTAGATACCTTAGGAATGGATTTTGAAGAAGTAATAAAAATTGTTAATTCTATTCCAAAACTTTATAAGCATTAA
- a CDS encoding polysaccharide deacetylase family protein, with product MIKITIPQNNLEERRYILDIIFNEFLGLSYEVMICDLGLVNSCDWKIELANGSNLIVEDHFFNKYPKELEYLKLENIPSTINYEQKNNNQFIPEKDIPVIYGTSTLTTNSQSPIIIKCGIDIFASSFFMLTRWEEYVNKNRDKHDRFTATQSLAYKNGFLDRPIVNEYVEMLKNMLLHLGLNQKIKARNYQLYVTHDVDNIKKFINFTDGIKEIVGDIVKRKDIKKAFANFIQKIKVHLKLEKDPYDTFDNLIKMSDKYAVKSYFFFMANGVTKYDNMYKSDDDFIVDLIKRIKSKGHHIGIHPTYNAYNNYEQLKKEKEELENNFNTQITFGREHYLRFEVPITWQIWEDNAISWDSTCGYADKEGFRCGVCYEYSVFNILTRKKLSLVEKPLIVMEDSFVTYQSFLELFEVESKIMTLINRTKRYNGTFVLLWHNSSFNTISSKQYEYIYEKILGKR from the coding sequence GTGATAAAAATAACAATTCCCCAAAATAATCTTGAAGAAAGAAGATATATACTGGATATTATTTTTAATGAGTTTTTAGGACTTTCTTACGAAGTAATGATTTGTGATTTGGGATTAGTGAATAGTTGTGATTGGAAAATTGAGCTTGCGAATGGCAGTAATCTTATAGTAGAAGATCACTTTTTCAACAAATATCCAAAAGAGCTAGAGTATTTAAAACTAGAGAACATACCAAGCACTATAAACTATGAACAAAAAAACAACAATCAATTTATACCAGAAAAAGATATACCAGTAATATATGGCACAAGTACACTAACCACGAATAGTCAATCACCAATCATTATTAAATGTGGTATCGATATATTTGCTTCCAGCTTTTTTATGCTTACACGTTGGGAAGAGTATGTAAACAAAAATAGAGACAAGCATGATAGATTTACTGCAACACAAAGTTTGGCTTATAAAAATGGTTTTTTAGACAGACCAATTGTAAACGAATATGTTGAGATGCTAAAAAATATGTTGTTGCATTTAGGATTAAATCAAAAAATAAAAGCTAGAAACTACCAACTTTATGTAACACATGATGTTGATAATATTAAGAAATTTATCAATTTCACAGATGGCATAAAAGAAATTGTCGGTGATATAGTTAAACGAAAAGATATAAAAAAGGCTTTTGCAAATTTTATTCAAAAAATCAAAGTTCATTTAAAATTAGAAAAAGATCCTTATGATACATTTGATAATTTAATAAAAATGAGCGATAAATACGCAGTAAAATCATATTTCTTTTTCATGGCTAATGGAGTAACAAAATATGATAATATGTATAAAAGTGATGATGATTTCATTGTAGATTTAATAAAAAGAATTAAAAGTAAAGGTCACCACATAGGAATTCATCCAACGTATAATGCTTATAATAATTATGAGCAATTAAAAAAAGAAAAAGAAGAATTAGAAAACAACTTTAATACACAAATAACTTTTGGAAGAGAACATTATTTAAGGTTTGAAGTTCCTATAACTTGGCAAATATGGGAAGATAATGCAATATCTTGGGATAGCACATGCGGATATGCAGATAAAGAAGGATTTCGCTGTGGGGTTTGTTATGAGTACAGCGTTTTTAATATTTTAACAAGAAAAAAACTCTCTTTAGTAGAAAAACCTCTTATCGTTATGGAAGATAGTTTTGTTACTTATCAATCTTTTTTAGAACTATTTGAAGTAGAAAGTAAAATAATGACTCTTATTAACAGAACAAAAAGATATAATGGCACTTTTGTTTTATTGTGGCATAATAGTAGCTTTAACACAATAAGTTCTAAACAATATGAATATATTTATGAAAAAATTTTAGGGAAAAGGTAA
- a CDS encoding GNAT family N-acetyltransferase, whose product MTNKEKYRDFCKKEKDIPIFSKDWWLDIVCQESDWDVVLFEKGGEIWGTLPYQKTKKAIFDIIIMPELTQTMGIYIKYPLKQKYYKKLSWEKEVMENIISAFPKVDYFSQNFHHSLTNWLPFYWNGFIQTTRYTYIIENITIEELEKNFETDIRRRRRKAYDVGIEIIESDDIEKFYELNSMTFQRQGLKIPYSLDFVRKIYTICKENNAVKIYFAKYQNEIIAANFLVNDDNTVYYLMGGINAEKRDLGAMDAIQFESIKFALESGKRFDFEGSMIESIEKYFRGFGAVQTPYFSIKKTNSNILKIRNFINELKK is encoded by the coding sequence ATGACAAATAAAGAAAAATACAGAGATTTTTGCAAAAAGGAGAAAGATATTCCTATTTTTAGTAAAGATTGGTGGCTTGATATTGTTTGCCAAGAATCGGATTGGGATGTAGTTCTTTTTGAAAAAGGTGGAGAGATTTGGGGAACTTTACCTTATCAAAAAACAAAAAAAGCTATATTTGACATAATTATAATGCCAGAACTTACTCAAACTATGGGGATTTATATTAAGTATCCATTAAAACAAAAATATTATAAAAAATTATCTTGGGAAAAAGAGGTCATGGAAAATATTATATCTGCTTTTCCAAAAGTTGATTATTTTTCTCAAAACTTTCATCATAGTTTGACAAATTGGTTGCCATTTTATTGGAATGGATTTATTCAAACGACACGATATACTTATATTATAGAAAATATCACAATCGAAGAATTAGAAAAAAACTTTGAAACTGATATAAGAAGAAGAAGAAGAAAAGCTTATGATGTAGGTATTGAAATCATTGAGAGTGATGATATAGAAAAATTTTATGAATTAAATTCAATGACATTTCAAAGACAAGGTCTAAAAATACCTTATAGCCTTGATTTTGTTAGAAAAATTTATACTATTTGTAAAGAAAATAATGCCGTTAAAATCTATTTTGCAAAGTATCAAAATGAGATTATTGCGGCAAATTTCTTGGTAAATGATGACAATACGGTATATTATCTTATGGGTGGCATTAATGCAGAAAAAAGAGATTTGGGAGCAATGGATGCTATCCAATTTGAGAGCATAAAATTTGCTTTAGAAAGTGGGAAAAGATTCGATTTTGAAGGTAGTATGATAGAGAGCATTGAAAAATATTTCAGAGGTTTTGGGGCAGTTCAAACGCCATATTTTAGTATTAAAAAAACCAATTCAAATATTCTAAAAATTAGAAATTTTATTAATGAGTTAAAAAAGTGA
- a CDS encoding P-loop NTPase fold protein, translating to MTNKEKYCKCIKNIKRFFRYCIVDYFKRIYNFILFLFCIEPKKEENKSYELSEFEENSDIKNLKENLNRYLKDSSSKGFVISIKGNWGVGKTFFWNIYAKENLNEKKYVYISLFGISKLDEIKTKILNKISKQANIVNKIKGLLGSSRIKGVDIGAVISLFGIKNFKDIVVCFDDFERLSPNLNISEVLGVISELKEQYNCKIVIINNNDQLEELDRLNRNLIFTKNQDIHRLSLSKTNNNEIFKKYLEKILDVEYEYFPEVKYQIELFEKIYFDKEYLNWDLLVNLFNRLKEDKKRNIRVMKQYFLKLEILEDILKKEDLEDFFIDEILLKTFELLFGSDIINKDFGFKNMNNLNRLYIEEIVKNTIIDKEKIKIKILEDIERARENIKRREDDNKKYAISKQMQKENEEYKKKIEDTYLRYISDLEYDKETFVKEFCKLLKGRKDIIGFTYFDRFTVFIKDCLIEIDKKQEEKYKKFYKHKAKIFIKNEYKNMEKYFFQQAYFLDEEIKKELREYYNCLKEGDINFQNKQINQLDILDTMAKIIKQESNNTEERMLDNISKQEHEKKLKEDDSLYFKSTFELIKYLKDSYKLKNLENFYNITLEIYKDLYKDKEYKHRDKIRLILKDFGIDTKELNKVVEENNIEESNYDK from the coding sequence ATGACAAATAAAGAAAAATATTGTAAGTGTATTAAAAACATAAAACGATTTTTTAGATATTGCATAGTTGATTATTTCAAAAGAATATATAATTTTATTCTATTTTTATTTTGTATAGAGCCAAAAAAAGAAGAAAATAAATCTTATGAATTATCAGAATTTGAAGAAAATAGTGATATAAAAAACCTAAAAGAAAATTTAAATAGATATTTAAAAGATAGTAGTTCAAAAGGTTTTGTCATATCTATAAAAGGAAATTGGGGAGTAGGAAAAACTTTTTTTTGGAATATTTATGCTAAAGAAAATTTAAATGAAAAAAAGTATGTGTATATTTCACTTTTTGGAATTAGCAAATTAGATGAGATAAAAACAAAGATATTGAATAAAATATCAAAACAAGCAAATATCGTAAATAAAATCAAAGGTTTATTAGGTTCTTCTAGGATAAAAGGGGTTGATATAGGAGCAGTTATATCACTTTTTGGAATAAAGAATTTTAAAGATATTGTAGTTTGTTTTGATGATTTTGAAAGATTATCTCCAAATCTAAATATATCTGAAGTTTTAGGAGTAATATCTGAACTAAAAGAGCAATATAATTGCAAAATTGTAATTATAAACAACAATGACCAGCTAGAAGAATTGGATAGATTAAATAGAAATTTAATTTTTACAAAAAATCAAGATATTCATAGACTAAGCTTAAGCAAAACAAATAATAATGAGATATTTAAAAAATATTTAGAAAAGATTTTAGATGTGGAGTATGAGTATTTTCCAGAAGTAAAATATCAAATAGAATTATTTGAAAAAATATATTTTGATAAAGAATATTTAAATTGGGATTTACTTGTAAATTTATTCAATAGACTCAAAGAAGATAAAAAAAGAAATATTAGAGTGATGAAACAATACTTTTTGAAGCTTGAAATACTAGAAGACATACTTAAAAAAGAAGATTTGGAAGATTTTTTTATAGATGAAATTCTGCTGAAAACCTTTGAATTATTGTTTGGATCGGATATTATAAATAAAGATTTTGGTTTTAAAAATATGAATAATTTGAATAGATTATATATAGAAGAGATAGTAAAAAATACAATAATAGATAAAGAGAAAATAAAAATAAAAATTTTAGAAGATATAGAAAGAGCAAGAGAGAATATAAAAAGAAGAGAAGATGATAATAAAAAATATGCAATATCCAAACAAATGCAAAAAGAAAATGAGGAGTATAAGAAAAAAATAGAAGATACTTATTTAAGATATATTTCTGATTTAGAATATGATAAAGAAACTTTTGTAAAAGAATTTTGCAAACTGTTAAAAGGTCGAAAAGATATTATAGGGTTTACTTATTTTGATAGATTTACAGTTTTTATTAAAGACTGTTTGATTGAAATAGATAAAAAACAAGAAGAAAAATATAAAAAGTTTTATAAACATAAAGCAAAAATATTTATTAAAAACGAATATAAAAATATGGAAAAATATTTTTTTCAACAAGCATATTTTTTAGATGAAGAAATTAAAAAAGAATTGAGAGAATATTATAATTGTTTGAAAGAAGGAGATATAAACTTTCAAAACAAACAAATAAATCAACTAGATATTTTGGACACGATGGCTAAAATTATAAAACAAGAGAGCAATAATACAGAAGAAAGAATGCTGGACAACATCTCAAAGCAAGAGCATGAAAAAAAGCTAAAAGAAGATGATAGTTTGTATTTTAAATCTACTTTTGAGTTGATTAAATATTTAAAAGATTCTTACAAACTTAAAAACTTGGAAAACTTTTATAATATTACTTTAGAAATTTATAAAGACTTATATAAAGATAAAGAGTATAAACATAGAGATAAAATAAGATTAATTTTAAAAGATTTTGGGATAGATACAAAAGAATTGAATAAAGTAGTTGAAGAGAATAATATAGAAGAGAGTAATTATGACAAATAA
- a CDS encoding sulfotransferase: MNKYLNPKNYIRFIISKLFSLVSPLIKLWEDKQIKKYASMPLKHQPVFIIGAPRTGSTILYQTITNQLDVLYIDNLVCNFHRNLFFGFWLSSKFFGQKAHNCFDSDHGDTKGLHSPSECGAFWYRWLPKERHFIDYDDINDTMVKEIRDEITSVINYFDKPLVFKNLNAGQRVRLLQKCFPNGKFIFVKREPIFTAQSILKAKRKLKIDDNQFWSVMPKNSNDLEKLSAYEQIVSQIYFIEKQIVDNFKEFKELKLYTINYNEIENKYCEYKDFITTKEKQDFKKAHIVLTEKISLNEKEVKLFSKEIQQFNWINYDK, encoded by the coding sequence ATGAATAAATATCTCAACCCCAAAAATTATATCCGTTTTATTATTTCAAAACTTTTTTCTTTAGTGTCTCCACTTATTAAACTTTGGGAAGATAAACAGATAAAAAAATATGCTTCAATGCCATTAAAACATCAGCCCGTGTTTATCATAGGAGCACCAAGAACAGGAAGCACTATTTTGTATCAAACGATTACAAATCAATTGGATGTATTATATATAGATAATTTAGTGTGTAACTTTCATCGGAATCTCTTTTTTGGATTTTGGCTAAGCAGTAAGTTTTTTGGTCAAAAAGCTCATAACTGTTTTGATTCAGACCATGGAGATACGAAAGGACTTCATTCTCCAAGTGAATGTGGTGCATTTTGGTACAGATGGCTTCCAAAAGAGAGACATTTTATTGATTATGATGATATAAATGACACTATGGTAAAAGAAATAAGAGATGAGATAACTAGTGTCATTAACTATTTTGATAAGCCTTTAGTATTCAAAAATCTTAATGCAGGGCAAAGAGTTAGATTATTACAAAAGTGTTTTCCTAATGGAAAATTTATTTTTGTAAAAAGAGAACCGATTTTTACTGCTCAATCTATTTTAAAAGCAAAGAGAAAATTAAAAATAGATGATAATCAATTTTGGTCAGTAATGCCAAAGAATTCTAATGATTTAGAAAAGTTATCTGCTTATGAACAAATAGTAAGCCAAATATATTTTATAGAAAAACAGATTGTAGATAATTTTAAAGAATTTAAAGAGCTAAAGCTTTATACGATAAATTATAATGAGATAGAAAATAAGTATTGTGAGTATAAAGATTTTATAACAACTAAAGAAAAACAAGATTTCAAGAAAGCACATATAGTACTAACTGAGAAAATAAGTCTAAATGAAAAAGAAGTAAAATTGTTTTCAAAAGAAATTCAACAATTTAACTGGATAAATTATGACAAATAA